One Nostoc punctiforme PCC 73102 DNA window includes the following coding sequences:
- a CDS encoding helix-turn-helix domain-containing protein yields the protein MSEKNELSIKQRFGKAVRRRRRELDLSQEQLAERAELHRTYISNLERGELNPSLETMEKLANALNISIPAMFINYGIQVENEPRKDC from the coding sequence GTGAGCGAAAAAAATGAACTAAGTATTAAACAGCGCTTTGGCAAAGCGGTCAGACGACGTAGGCGTGAACTGGATCTTTCTCAAGAGCAGCTAGCAGAACGGGCTGAACTTCATCGTACTTACATATCCAACCTGGAAAGAGGTGAGTTGAATCCTTCGTTAGAAACTATGGAAAAGCTAGCAAACGCCCTAAACATATCCATTCCGGCAATGTTCATTAATTACGGCATTCAGGTTGAGAATGAACCACGGAAGGATTGTTGA
- a CDS encoding SDR family oxidoreductase, whose protein sequence is MSDLILNKLFSLKDRVAVVTGGSGVLGGAMAKGLALAGARVVVLGRNEARASAVVSDITANGGESMAVLADISDRSQLEIAREAIIQRWDQIDILVNMAGGNIPAATITPDATIFDMPHTAFEEVVSLNLLGTLLPSQVFGQAMVERNQPSGCIVNISSMSAIRAISRVVGYSAAKAGIDNFTRWLAVELAQKYGDGMRVNAIAPGFFIGEQNRDLLLNADGSLTERGQKIIEHTPAGRFGKPDELLSTLIWLCSSGSSFVNGVVIPVDGGFSIYSGV, encoded by the coding sequence ATGTCAGATTTGATTTTAAATAAACTTTTTAGCCTAAAAGATCGGGTAGCAGTAGTCACAGGCGGTTCTGGTGTACTTGGTGGAGCAATGGCAAAGGGTTTAGCCCTTGCTGGAGCGCGGGTAGTCGTTCTAGGCCGCAATGAAGCACGGGCGAGTGCAGTAGTAAGTGATATTACTGCTAACGGTGGAGAAAGTATGGCTGTACTGGCAGATATTAGCGATCGCTCCCAATTAGAAATCGCTAGGGAAGCTATTATACAGCGTTGGGATCAGATAGACATCTTGGTAAACATGGCCGGTGGTAATATTCCTGCTGCCACAATTACCCCTGATGCCACTATTTTTGATATGCCACATACAGCTTTTGAGGAAGTAGTTAGCCTCAACTTACTCGGTACTCTATTGCCTAGCCAAGTTTTTGGTCAAGCAATGGTCGAAAGAAATCAGCCATCTGGTTGTATTGTCAATATTTCTTCTATGTCTGCCATTCGGGCGATCAGCCGCGTGGTTGGCTACTCAGCCGCTAAAGCCGGGATAGATAACTTTACTCGTTGGTTAGCCGTCGAACTTGCCCAAAAGTATGGGGATGGAATGCGAGTAAATGCGATCGCGCCAGGTTTCTTTATTGGGGAACAAAATCGAGATTTACTCCTAAATGCAGATGGCAGTTTGACCGAACGCGGGCAAAAAATTATCGAGCATACCCCCGCCGGACGTTTCGGCAAACCGGATGAATTACTCAGTACCTTGATTTGGTTATGCAGTTCTGGTTCTAGTTTCGTCAACGGGGTAGTTATACCAGTAGACGGTGGGTTCAGTATCTACAGTGGAGTTTAA
- a CDS encoding TniQ family protein, translating into MLGWFPDPYPDELFYSVCARYSERMNYKNNMHVFQDIFGESFSCIYIHLVTRLDYLITSLPAENNYTADRLIDEHTSLSFYSAFHPPYLIKMLRDAIKQNNPEVTLNRFENFMRNMNYLRFCPQCILEDKSNLVNAIGIAYIKFLESKFV; encoded by the coding sequence ATGCTTGGTTGGTTTCCAGATCCTTATCCAGATGAATTATTTTACAGTGTTTGTGCGCGGTACTCTGAACGGATGAATTACAAGAATAACATGCACGTATTCCAAGACATTTTTGGAGAAAGTTTTTCTTGTATCTATATACATTTAGTTACTAGGTTAGATTATCTGATTACATCTTTACCCGCCGAAAATAATTACACAGCCGATCGCTTAATTGATGAGCATACTTCATTGTCATTTTATAGTGCATTTCATCCACCATACTTAATCAAAATGCTCCGAGATGCAATAAAACAAAATAATCCAGAAGTTACTTTAAATCGTTTTGAAAATTTTATGAGAAATATGAATTATTTACGTTTTTGTCCTCAATGTATATTAGAAGATAAAAGCAATTTGGTGAATGCTATTGGCATCGCATACATCAAGTTCCTGGAGTCGAAGTTTGTCTAA
- a CDS encoding helix-turn-helix domain-containing protein encodes MSEAQQHQQLLELHNQMFMSPQDFSYRWGLSYEELAKICAISKSTAYHWLGGQASRREAGLPYQRIMAVADFLFTNAEVINPLLEQWHNSQPPN; translated from the coding sequence ATGTCTGAAGCTCAACAACATCAGCAGTTACTAGAATTGCATAACCAAATGTTCATGTCCCCCCAAGACTTTAGCTATCGTTGGGGATTGAGTTACGAAGAATTAGCAAAAATCTGTGCCATTTCTAAATCGACGGCTTATCACTGGTTGGGTGGACAAGCCAGTCGCCGAGAAGCTGGATTACCTTACCAAAGAATTATGGCTGTAGCTGATTTTCTTTTCACCAACGCCGAAGTAATTAATCCTCTGTTGGAACAGTGGCATAATTCTCAACCACCGAATTAA
- a CDS encoding TnsA endonuclease C-terminal domain-containing protein produces the protein MLQHKSQKNRKDINKRLNEGCGQGRGINYKPAIWIIDFPSQGFSVQGLGWKTQREHHLFSMSEFRYFYALEWSPIVIDIREQFPLELEETLDIAKQCGYKHPVNPNTGEPNVMTTDFVVTIPGTTGVGITDQARTIKPSRELQNPRVLEKFEIERRYWESHNTSWGIVTEQDIPEVLVKNVEFLHNYFFIENLSPLSKLDIKQITAVLAKDVIQGDVSLSDLAARCDERLALEAGSSLAVARHLIANRQWLIDMNQPLQAQFRKKLALLATPSLKYEINKSC, from the coding sequence ATGCTTCAGCATAAATCCCAAAAAAACCGGAAGGACATTAACAAGCGCCTAAATGAAGGCTGTGGTCAAGGCCGAGGTATTAATTACAAACCAGCAATTTGGATAATAGACTTTCCATCTCAAGGTTTTTCTGTCCAAGGCTTGGGTTGGAAAACTCAAAGAGAACACCACTTGTTTAGCATGAGTGAGTTTCGTTATTTTTATGCGCTCGAATGGTCGCCTATCGTTATCGACATCCGAGAGCAGTTTCCTTTAGAACTCGAAGAAACCTTAGATATTGCTAAACAGTGTGGCTACAAACACCCAGTCAATCCTAATACTGGGGAACCTAACGTGATGACCACAGACTTTGTTGTAACTATTCCAGGAACTACAGGTGTAGGAATTACGGATCAAGCTAGGACAATTAAGCCTTCACGGGAATTACAAAATCCGCGAGTTCTTGAAAAGTTTGAAATTGAACGTCGTTATTGGGAGTCCCATAATACTAGCTGGGGCATAGTTACTGAACAAGATATTCCAGAGGTGTTGGTCAAAAATGTTGAATTTTTACACAACTACTTTTTTATTGAAAACCTTTCACCTCTTTCAAAGCTTGATATTAAACAAATTACAGCCGTACTCGCTAAAGATGTAATTCAGGGAGACGTTTCACTAAGTGATTTAGCAGCTCGGTGCGATGAACGACTTGCCTTGGAAGCAGGCAGTAGCCTTGCAGTTGCCCGTCATCTAATTGCTAATCGGCAATGGCTAATTGATATGAACCAACCACTACAGGCTCAGTTTAGAAAGAAATTGGCACTTTTGGCTACTCCTTCCCTTAAATATGAAATAAATAAGAGCTGCTAA
- a CDS encoding Mu transposase C-terminal domain-containing protein produces MRENCFSVKIKQKDGNEIPLLLPQEQCPTPRQFNYWYYKNRDLKKSLISREGKRKFNLSYREVLGNSTEMAPFPGALWQIDSTIADIYLVSSLDRSRIIGRPVLYLVVDIFSRSIVGFSVALEGPSWLGASLALENAATDKVKFCQEFGITITTEDWNCNHLCKLLQTDRGSEYLSTNAREALKSIGIEISPTPPYRPDWKPFVERLFRLINDEVIHFQPGAVHKPKERGERDYRLDAIYTLDEFRAIMIRLILYYNNYHYLSEYPMTKHMIEDHVQPVPSELWEWGIRSYGRPRQETLEIIRLNLLHRADASVTRYGICFRVKGVNLHNRLRYTCESAMREQWFIRAGMEGTWKVPVAYDPRKPLVIYILLDAGKRMEVCEMLPVSKTFSGSNLEEIMDHFVEQNFAQQDAQPNQTQAKACLNAYLDKQKTDVTEKTEKACQGKSKQSLLKGIKNNRKAEKDYEKDKNARDLRPEKPADQLETALPIQANNQYQDTEEGYIPAPEETEMLNEVIKAMWRND; encoded by the coding sequence ATGCGCGAAAATTGTTTTTCTGTAAAAATCAAACAAAAAGATGGAAATGAAATCCCTCTTCTTTTACCTCAAGAACAATGTCCTACTCCAAGACAGTTTAACTATTGGTATTACAAAAACCGCGATCTTAAAAAATCACTCATATCTCGTGAAGGTAAGCGTAAGTTTAACCTCAGCTACCGAGAAGTGCTGGGTAATTCAACTGAGATGGCTCCTTTTCCAGGTGCGCTCTGGCAAATTGACTCTACAATAGCTGATATTTACTTAGTTAGTTCTTTGGACAGAAGTCGTATAATTGGGCGACCTGTTCTCTACTTAGTTGTAGATATATTTTCTCGAAGCATTGTAGGATTTAGCGTGGCTCTTGAAGGGCCGAGTTGGTTAGGGGCATCTTTAGCTTTGGAAAATGCAGCGACAGATAAGGTAAAGTTTTGCCAGGAATTTGGTATCACGATTACAACAGAAGATTGGAATTGTAACCATCTTTGTAAATTACTTCAAACCGACCGTGGCAGCGAATACTTAAGCACTAATGCTAGAGAAGCACTCAAAAGTATTGGTATAGAAATCTCACCTACACCGCCATACCGTCCCGACTGGAAGCCTTTTGTAGAAAGGTTGTTCCGCTTAATTAACGATGAGGTCATTCATTTTCAACCAGGAGCAGTGCATAAACCAAAGGAAAGAGGTGAGCGAGATTATAGACTAGATGCTATTTATACCCTCGATGAATTTCGAGCAATTATGATCCGCCTCATCCTTTACTACAATAATTACCATTATTTAAGTGAGTATCCTATGACAAAGCACATGATTGAAGATCATGTGCAACCTGTTCCGTCGGAGTTGTGGGAATGGGGAATCCGTAGTTACGGTCGTCCTCGTCAGGAGACACTTGAGATTATTCGTTTAAATCTTTTACACAGAGCAGATGCTAGCGTTACTCGTTATGGGATTTGTTTCCGAGTAAAAGGCGTTAATTTACATAATCGCCTGCGTTACACCTGTGAGTCTGCTATGAGGGAGCAGTGGTTTATCAGGGCCGGAATGGAAGGAACTTGGAAAGTTCCAGTTGCTTATGATCCTCGAAAGCCTCTGGTGATCTATATACTTCTCGATGCTGGGAAACGTATGGAAGTTTGTGAAATGCTTCCTGTTTCAAAAACCTTTTCAGGGAGCAATTTAGAAGAAATTATGGATCACTTTGTTGAGCAAAATTTCGCACAACAAGATGCTCAACCCAATCAAACACAGGCAAAAGCTTGTTTGAATGCTTATTTAGATAAGCAAAAAACTGATGTAACAGAAAAAACTGAAAAAGCTTGTCAAGGTAAGTCTAAACAGTCTCTTCTTAAAGGAATAAAAAATAATCGAAAAGCTGAAAAAGATTATGAAAAAGATAAAAATGCTCGTGATTTAAGACCTGAAAAGCCTGCTGATCAACTAGAAACAGCCCTTCCAATCCAAGCTAATAATCAGTATCAAGACACTGAGGAAGGCTATATACCTGCACCAGAAGAAACTGAAATGTTAAATGAAGTTATCAAGGCAATGTGGAGAAATGACTGA
- a CDS encoding lactate racemase domain-containing protein, protein MYSLAVNNGTLSDEQISGLVHQALADRQLDGQRILILIPDGTRTAPIPQIFRLLHQELGKRVPALDFLIALGTHNPMSEEQINHLVGVTPKERETTFKKVRIFNHLWNEPDTFISCGVISADEIAEISRGMLHQSVEVRVNKLVTQYDLIMICGPVFPHEVVGFSGGNKYFFPGIGGQEVIDISHWLGALITSYEIIGTSGITPVRRLINRAANLISTPKLCLAMVVAPKTNQLAGLYIDKPESAWEAAAKLSDKLHITYVDRSFKQVLSVMPEMYDDIWTAAKGMYKLEPVVADGGEVIIYAPHITEFSYTHGEILSQIGYHVRDYFLKQWDKFQAYPGGVLAHSTHLKGMGTFDFTEGEKARIRVTLATGISAERCAAHNLNYRDPATIRPTEWANREDEGILLVPKSGEILYRLIQA, encoded by the coding sequence ATGTATTCACTGGCTGTAAATAACGGAACACTTTCCGACGAGCAAATTTCTGGGCTAGTTCATCAAGCTTTGGCAGACCGTCAGTTAGATGGACAGCGTATTTTAATATTAATTCCAGATGGCACTCGTACTGCTCCCATCCCTCAAATATTTCGATTGCTGCATCAGGAGTTGGGTAAAAGAGTTCCGGCTCTAGATTTTTTGATCGCTCTGGGTACACATAATCCTATGAGTGAAGAACAGATTAATCACCTAGTGGGGGTGACACCAAAAGAGCGAGAGACAACCTTTAAAAAAGTTCGCATATTTAACCACCTGTGGAATGAGCCAGATACTTTTATTTCCTGTGGAGTAATTTCGGCAGATGAGATAGCAGAAATTAGCCGAGGAATGCTACATCAGTCCGTTGAAGTCCGGGTTAACAAGCTTGTAACACAGTACGATCTAATAATGATTTGCGGTCCTGTATTTCCCCACGAAGTTGTCGGTTTCTCTGGTGGAAATAAATACTTTTTTCCCGGTATTGGGGGTCAGGAAGTAATTGATATATCTCACTGGTTGGGCGCTTTAATAACCAGTTACGAAATCATTGGTACATCGGGAATAACACCAGTTCGGCGCTTGATTAACCGAGCCGCTAACCTAATTTCTACACCGAAACTTTGCTTGGCGATGGTGGTTGCACCTAAAACAAATCAGCTAGCAGGACTTTACATAGATAAACCAGAGTCAGCCTGGGAAGCCGCCGCAAAATTATCCGACAAACTGCATATTACTTATGTAGATCGGTCTTTTAAACAAGTGCTTTCAGTAATGCCCGAAATGTATGATGACATTTGGACAGCCGCGAAAGGAATGTACAAGCTAGAGCCAGTAGTAGCTGACGGAGGCGAAGTAATTATATATGCCCCTCACATTACTGAGTTTAGCTACACACACGGTGAAATTCTGTCTCAAATTGGCTATCATGTGCGGGATTATTTCCTCAAGCAGTGGGATAAATTTCAAGCCTATCCCGGTGGAGTGCTGGCTCATAGTACTCACTTAAAAGGTATGGGTACATTTGATTTTACAGAAGGGGAAAAAGCGCGGATTCGCGTCACTTTAGCCACTGGTATTTCTGCTGAACGCTGTGCTGCTCATAATTTAAACTATCGCGATCCAGCTACCATTAGACCCACAGAATGGGCTAACCGTGAGGATGAAGGTATCTTACTTGTGCCGAAATCTGGTGAAATATTATACCGTTTAATACAAGCGTAG
- a CDS encoding TnsD family Tn7-like transposition protein, with protein MLGFFPNPYPNELLYSVCARFQERVYYPSQISVVRDLFQTKNAIATVDLPSRLNRFVAALPTGHSYTVDDFIDNHTLLPFYRPFLPLERLQLVRQDMCGDNGSKIHTRLGIVAGFIEMPSHLRFCPLCMEDDQKQFGECYWHRLHQLPGVEVCSNHGVFLEKSAVLTHNRRRISEFTSLEQATQLVSLRPVDPLNPDHKILLKIATDIDWLLNNCPFVPGLEALYQKYLSLVKTNPELVTYTGRIRVQELLRLFKNHYPSQVLNWLQCPLDEQIRDNWLAQLVRFPKRVHHPLRHLLFIHFLGYTAQEFFELKEAPKAFGNALWPCLNPVCKYFNKPQIKECLITYNQESRKPTGTFFCSCGFVYSRIGADQSPEDQFRFSKIKVYGSVWEESLKVFWEDSSLTLKEISQCLGVQVKTVLRQADKLKLTFPRPNTKARATELCPSLKPRVFSFIQAPDILESWRKQWLEAIEANPDAGRTQLRSKAPAIYGQLYKYDKNWLLKHLPPPLKNNGTLNVDWHNRDVETVEAVKVAARRLKQDASRPIWISRTAIANFLDHPASAWVKRHLNRLPMTAKILDELAETREEFAVRRVQWAANTFHQENITPQKWQLVRRASLRKETRKLPLVKEAIAAALEVLNSLI; from the coding sequence GTGCTTGGCTTCTTTCCTAATCCTTACCCAAATGAATTGTTATATAGTGTTTGCGCTCGCTTTCAAGAGAGAGTGTATTATCCTAGCCAAATTTCAGTAGTTAGAGATTTATTCCAAACAAAAAATGCGATCGCAACTGTTGATCTACCAAGCAGATTGAACAGATTTGTTGCTGCTTTACCCACCGGACATTCTTACACAGTTGATGATTTCATAGACAATCACACTTTATTACCCTTTTATAGACCTTTCCTGCCACTAGAGCGACTTCAATTAGTTCGGCAGGATATGTGCGGTGATAATGGCTCAAAAATTCATACACGCTTGGGAATTGTTGCTGGATTCATTGAGATGCCTTCTCATTTGCGCTTCTGTCCATTGTGTATGGAAGATGATCAGAAGCAGTTTGGTGAGTGCTACTGGCATCGTCTTCATCAATTACCTGGTGTTGAAGTCTGTTCCAATCATGGAGTTTTTTTAGAGAAAAGTGCTGTATTAACCCACAATCGTAGACGCATATCTGAATTTACTTCTTTAGAACAGGCAACTCAATTAGTATCTCTTCGTCCAGTAGACCCCTTAAATCCTGATCACAAAATTCTGTTGAAAATTGCCACAGATATAGACTGGCTTTTGAATAATTGCCCCTTCGTCCCTGGCTTAGAAGCTTTGTATCAAAAATACCTGTCTTTGGTAAAAACCAATCCAGAGTTAGTCACTTACACAGGTAGGATTCGTGTTCAGGAATTATTGAGGCTCTTCAAAAATCACTACCCTTCCCAAGTGTTAAATTGGCTGCAATGTCCACTTGATGAGCAGATTCGTGATAACTGGCTTGCTCAATTAGTGCGTTTCCCTAAAAGAGTTCACCATCCACTACGGCATCTGCTATTTATTCACTTCTTAGGATACACAGCACAAGAATTTTTTGAATTAAAAGAAGCACCAAAAGCATTCGGTAATGCTCTCTGGCCCTGCCTTAACCCTGTTTGTAAATATTTTAATAAACCGCAGATAAAGGAATGTTTGATTACATATAACCAGGAAAGTCGCAAACCAACTGGTACATTTTTTTGTAGCTGTGGTTTTGTTTACTCTAGAATAGGTGCGGATCAATCACCAGAGGATCAATTTCGATTCTCAAAAATCAAGGTTTATGGTTCTGTTTGGGAAGAATCTTTAAAAGTTTTCTGGGAAGACTCATCACTTACCCTTAAGGAGATTAGTCAATGTCTAGGAGTTCAAGTGAAGACAGTGCTTCGTCAAGCAGATAAACTAAAGCTTACCTTTCCCCGACCTAATACTAAGGCGAGAGCAACTGAGTTATGCCCCTCACTTAAGCCTCGTGTATTTTCATTTATTCAGGCTCCAGATATCCTCGAAAGCTGGCGTAAGCAATGGTTAGAGGCCATTGAAGCCAATCCTGATGCGGGAAGAACACAATTACGAAGTAAAGCCCCAGCAATCTATGGTCAATTATACAAATACGACAAAAATTGGCTTTTGAAGCATCTGCCGCCACCACTAAAAAATAATGGCACTTTAAATGTGGATTGGCATAACCGAGATGTTGAAACGGTGGAAGCAGTAAAGGTTGCTGCACGGCGCTTGAAGCAAGATGCCAGTCGACCAATTTGGATTAGCAGGACAGCGATCGCTAATTTCCTCGATCATCCTGCAAGCGCTTGGGTAAAAAGACATCTAAACAGATTACCTATGACCGCAAAGATTTTAGATGAGTTGGCAGAAACCAGAGAAGAGTTTGCGGTGAGAAGAGTGCAGTGGGCAGCAAATACTTTTCATCAAGAGAATATTACTCCTCAAAAGTGGCAACTAGTTCGTCGTGCAAGCCTACGCAAAGAAACGAGAAAGTTACCTTTGGTCAAGGAAGCGATCGCAGCTGCTTTAGAAGTTTTAAATTCGCTGATATAA
- a CDS encoding ATP-binding protein, with protein sequence MTDDEVYKPPFLVFTGQKINAIYSDPEVSKYRGNPLIEALPKILTKLEAAKGLAKFPQYSEDMRNQPAHLRLHYIQDTLEFFTPLGIHIDLEQRISRIIRLGYQARNPILPEFWQNTKRSLDLIDPNGFVPRSPRSTAKSMTIIGLSGIGKSTGVEEILLLYPQIINHSRYLNKNLTLRQIVWLKLDCPHDGSIKGLCINFFQAVDDLLGTQYYTNYTKGRQTVDDMIPNMARVASIQSLGMLVIDEIQNLSLAKSGGCQKMLNFFVQLINTIGLPVILVGTYKAWSVLSSEFRQIRRGTGQGDFVWDTMKEDETWQTFVKSLWRYQYVQIASPLTPELSHTLYYECQGITDFAAKIYMLAQVRAVSSGKERITASIIKSVAKDCLRTATKVLNALKETDADKKLRLLMDCEDVKPIDLEPFIEEGIERLANEDSSSVIGEDQSDSESSPSEEIKPTEPSQELSELANSKLPKEKEISSNSVPIKATQKSRTRNKQTDSKDTLPEIVAKKASTGVSCYEALKEAGYIKSVSEYQL encoded by the coding sequence ATGACTGATGATGAAGTGTACAAACCTCCATTTTTAGTATTTACAGGGCAAAAGATTAATGCAATATACTCCGACCCAGAAGTTTCCAAATATCGTGGTAATCCACTTATTGAAGCTTTACCAAAAATTCTGACGAAATTAGAGGCAGCAAAGGGTCTGGCTAAGTTTCCACAGTACAGTGAAGATATGCGTAATCAGCCTGCTCACTTACGCCTTCATTATATCCAAGATACTTTAGAATTTTTTACACCCCTTGGTATTCACATTGATTTAGAACAGAGAATTTCGCGAATTATTAGGTTAGGCTATCAAGCTAGAAATCCTATATTGCCAGAATTTTGGCAAAACACTAAGCGTTCGCTGGATTTAATTGACCCCAATGGATTCGTACCTAGATCCCCACGCTCAACAGCAAAGAGCATGACAATTATTGGCCTTAGTGGTATTGGCAAGAGTACCGGAGTAGAAGAAATATTGTTGCTTTATCCGCAAATTATTAATCACAGCCGTTATCTTAATAAAAACTTGACTTTAAGACAAATAGTCTGGCTAAAACTTGACTGTCCTCATGACGGTTCAATCAAAGGTCTTTGTATCAACTTTTTCCAAGCGGTTGATGACCTATTGGGAACACAATACTACACAAACTATACCAAAGGGCGCCAAACCGTAGATGACATGATTCCTAATATGGCGCGTGTCGCATCAATCCAGTCACTGGGAATGCTTGTAATTGATGAAATCCAAAATCTTAGTTTAGCTAAAAGTGGTGGCTGCCAAAAAATGCTCAACTTTTTTGTACAACTAATTAACACCATTGGGCTGCCAGTTATTTTAGTGGGAACTTATAAAGCTTGGTCTGTTTTAAGTAGTGAGTTTCGCCAGATACGGCGGGGAACAGGTCAAGGAGATTTTGTTTGGGACACAATGAAAGAGGACGAAACTTGGCAAACTTTTGTCAAATCTCTCTGGCGATACCAATATGTACAAATAGCTTCTCCACTGACACCAGAATTAAGCCACACCCTTTATTACGAATGCCAAGGTATTACAGATTTTGCTGCCAAGATTTATATGCTGGCGCAAGTGCGAGCTGTATCGAGTGGTAAAGAGAGAATTACAGCTTCAATCATCAAATCAGTTGCTAAAGATTGTCTTCGTACTGCAACAAAAGTTCTGAATGCCTTGAAAGAGACAGATGCCGACAAAAAACTAAGACTGCTCATGGATTGTGAGGATGTTAAGCCAATTGATCTCGAACCTTTTATAGAAGAAGGAATAGAGCGTTTAGCAAATGAAGATTCATCTAGTGTTATTGGTGAAGATCAATCTGATTCAGAGAGTAGCCCATCAGAGGAAATTAAGCCAACTGAACCCTCACAGGAATTATCCGAGTTAGCAAACTCAAAACTACCAAAAGAAAAAGAGATAAGCTCTAATTCAGTTCCTATTAAGGCTACTCAGAAATCAAGGACACGTAATAAACAGACTGACTCAAAAGATACTTTACCAGAAATAGTTGCTAAAAAAGCTTCAACAGGTGTTTCATGCTATGAAGCTCTCAAGGAAGCAGGTTATATAAAATCTGTTAGTGAGTACCAACTGTAG
- a CDS encoding TnsD family Tn7-like transposition protein — MHQVPGVEVCLIHNIILQKTELGTGHHYCGLVSAEEAVKTKINNYLELSDVNLKYFIQLAHNVDWLLKYPNAIFFGDSVRKIYIKLLYKKYGEFNFKDKKSLAKLINDFREYYSPPFLKMLQCDFARHSNWLIDMFILDGKIRHPLRHLLLIIFFESTVEYFFKTSLKYKPFGTEYCPCINRGGEYFQQLLIKDKYQHTDYSNSTKAVTEFCCICDFVSFNRDFDIINKYQVPIATKKIEYGYAWEYALKMLWQNRALNFTEIAQYLGVSEETIERQVGYLKLPLLRRMPNK; from the coding sequence ATACATCAAGTTCCTGGAGTCGAAGTTTGTCTAATACATAACATTATTCTACAAAAAACTGAGCTAGGAACAGGTCATCACTATTGTGGATTAGTTTCAGCAGAAGAAGCAGTAAAGACCAAGATAAATAATTATTTAGAATTATCAGATGTCAATTTAAAATATTTTATACAATTAGCTCATAATGTTGATTGGCTTCTAAAGTATCCAAATGCCATTTTTTTTGGAGATTCTGTACGTAAAATTTATATAAAACTGTTATACAAAAAATATGGAGAGTTTAATTTTAAAGATAAAAAATCGTTAGCTAAACTTATCAATGATTTTAGAGAATACTACTCTCCTCCATTTCTAAAAATGCTTCAATGTGATTTTGCTAGACATAGTAACTGGCTTATAGACATGTTTATTTTAGATGGCAAAATAAGACATCCTTTACGTCATTTATTGTTGATTATCTTTTTTGAATCTACAGTGGAATATTTTTTTAAGACTTCTTTGAAGTATAAGCCTTTTGGAACAGAATATTGTCCATGCATCAATCGAGGGGGTGAATATTTTCAACAGCTATTAATTAAGGATAAATACCAACATACAGACTATAGTAACAGCACTAAAGCTGTAACTGAATTTTGCTGTATTTGTGATTTTGTCTCTTTCAACAGAGATTTTGATATAATTAATAAGTATCAAGTACCAATAGCAACAAAGAAAATAGAATACGGTTATGCCTGGGAATATGCTTTGAAAATGTTATGGCAAAATCGAGCATTGAATTTTACAGAAATTGCTCAATACCTTGGTGTTAGTGAGGAGACGATTGAGCGCCAGGTAGGTTATTTGAAATTACCTTTGTTAAGGAGAATGCCAAATAAATAG